DNA from Parageobacillus thermoglucosidasius:
GATGTCGGCTCGTCAAATAACATAATTTTCGGCTTCATCGCCAATCCTCTGGCGATCGCGACGCGCTGCTGCTGACCGCCTGACAATTCGGACGGATAGGCGTTGGCTTTGTCCGGGATTCCGACTTTTTCTAAGTAGTACATTGCAGTTTCTTTCGCTTCTTTCTCTGGGATGCGGAGCACTTTCATCGGCGCCAGCGTAATGTTTTGCAATACGGTCATATGAGGATATAAATTGAAATGTTGAAACACCATGCCGATATTGCGCCGCAGCTGGTTAATGTCAATGTTTTTGTCATTGACTTTGACGTTATCGACGATTAATTCCCCGCTTGTAATCGTTTCCAAACGGTTGATGCAACGGACTAATGTGCTTTTTCCGGAACCGGACGGGCCGATAATTACGACGACTTCCCCTTGGTGAATGGTTAAGTTAATATCTTTCAGCACGTGAAAATCGCCGTAATATTTGTTCACTTGA
Protein-coding regions in this window:
- a CDS encoding amino acid ABC transporter ATP-binding protein is translated as MIYFHQVNKYYGDFHVLKDINLTIHQGEVVVIIGPSGSGKSTLVRCINRLETITSGELIVDNVKVNDKNIDINQLRRNIGMVFQHFNLYPHMTVLQNITLAPMKVLRIPEKEAKETAMYYLEKVGIPDKANAYPSELSGGQQQRVAIARGLAMKPKIMLFDEPTSALDPETIGEVLDVMKQLAKEGMTMVVVTHEMGFAREVADRIVFMDQGRILEEAPPEEFFSNPKEERAKVFLRRILNH